A genomic stretch from Erigeron canadensis isolate Cc75 chromosome 9, C_canadensis_v1, whole genome shotgun sequence includes:
- the LOC122583344 gene encoding uncharacterized protein LOC122583344: MTDQHHEEEEHNRHDEEEVTFPENSMDISDQIGRALEKYTPLLLKRLNQTNLKVVYAVSMLRDKAKRWWDNLLLVKKGALDNVDWPEFKAMFYKEFRSEAEVTRLRSEFLNDSQGTLSLTEFRAQFLDKAQFCPEFLENEQLMKEQFYMKLKKSLRERISLRQMESFSMLCDVARDYEIEQTRVDENEVNRKYEGDNSPNKRIKQDGASGSNAFRRNAPFCKTCKRNHHGSCREKACYNCGKTGHVSRDCRSKPHKPLICFKCFEEGHMKSSCPKLTEEER; the protein is encoded by the coding sequence ATGACGGATCAACATCATGAAGAGGAAGAACACAATCGACACGACGAAGAGGAAGTTACCTTCCCGGAAAATAGCATGGACATTTCCGACCAAATTGGAAGGGCATTGGAGAAATACACTCcacttttattaaaaagacTAAACCAAACCAATCTTAAAGTGGTGTATGCTGTGAGCATGTTGAGGGATAAAGCAAAGAGATGGTGGGACAATTTATTGTTGGTGAAGAAGGGAGCACTTGATAACGTGGATTGGCCTGAGTTCAAGGCCATGTTCTATAAAGAATTTAGATCAGAGGCGGAGGTGACTAGGTTGAGGAGTGAATTCCTCAATGATTCTCAAGGAACCCTTAGTTTGACGGAGTTTCGTGCCCAATTTCTTGATAAGGCACAATTCTGTCCCGAATTCTTAGAGAATGAGCAATTGATGAAGGAGCAGTTTTAtatgaagttgaagaagagtttGAGGGAGAGGATTAGTTTACGTCAAATGGAGTCCTTCTCCATGTTGTGCGATGTGGCTCGAGATTACGAGATCGAGCAAACTAGAGTTGATGAGAATGAGGTGAATAGAAAGTATGAGGGGGATAACTCACCGAATAAAAGGATTAAACAAGATGGTGCTTCCGGTAGTAATGCCTTTAGAAGAAATGCTCCCTTTTGCAAAACTTGCAAGAGAAATCATCATGGCTCGTGTAGAGAGAAAGCTTGTTACAACTGTGGGAAGACGGGCCATGTGAGTCGAGATTGTAGGTCGAAGCCCCATAAGCCCCTCATTTGCTTCAAGTGTTTTGAAGAGGGACATATGAAGAGCTCGTGTCCTAAGCTAACCGAAGAAGAGAGATAA